One region of Candidatus Omnitrophota bacterium genomic DNA includes:
- a CDS encoding 23S rRNA (adenine(2503)-C(2))-methyltransferase RlmN (23S rRNA m2A2503 methyltransferase; methylates the C2 position of the A2530 nucleotide in 23S rRNA; may be involved in antibiotic resistance) — VNDSVKEATELGRLAAGLGARVNLIAMNPVQESRYGAPGEGVVLEFQERVRKQGAIVNLRRPRGTEVTAACGQLRLTRTAG; from the coding sequence GGGTCAATGACTCGGTCAAGGAGGCCACGGAATTGGGGAGATTGGCGGCCGGTTTGGGGGCCCGCGTGAATCTGATCGCGATGAATCCGGTTCAGGAGAGCCGCTACGGCGCGCCTGGAGAGGGGGTGGTTCTCGAATTCCAGGAGCGGGTTAGGAAGCAGGGGGCGATTGTGAACCTGCGCCGTCCCCGGGGGACTGAGGTTACGGCGGCCTGCGGCCAACTGCGCTTAACCCGAACGGCCGGCTGA